CAAAAACAAATCTGTGCATGATCTTTAAGCTATTCCAATTTGCTGAGAAAGTACTCTTTCCCCTACTCTATTTGATATACCTTTCTTTCTCTACCTCTTTTTTCTCTATGTCCTTCTTTTTTCTATCTCTTTTTACTCTATTTACATCGAACTCTTTTTGTCTAATTACCTATCTCCTTTTTTCTCTATCTTTTTACTCTACCTCATTTTCCCCTATGTAAACCTCTTTTTCTCTATGTACTTCTTTTTTCTCTATCTTTTTCTCTAGTTCAATTTTCgctatttaccttttttttctctAGTACTTCTTGTTTCTCtgcctttttttttccctctacCTTTGTTTTCTCTTACAATAGATATGTACTGCCGAAGTTGCACGAATGAGTAGccaacttcggaactgttcgtatCATGGATTTGAGTGATATGAACCTTAGACTTCCGTTAAAAAGTAGAGACGTAGTGTTGTCTGGACTTGTGATTGTTGGGAGTATATATTAGAGATTCTGAAAAGTGTAAAAATGAAGTTCCAGTACAAAGAAGAACATGCTTTTGAAAAAAGGAAAGCGGAGGGTGAGAAAATAAGGCGGAAATATCCGGATAGAGTTCCTGTAAGTTTCGCCGTTTGTTTAGTTGTGTTTTGGCAGTAAGTCCATTGATTTTAGTTCTtagtgttttagaaaaaaaaaatcatttaaaaatagttattgtGATTTTCCTGTTTGTAACAAGTAATACCGtagtaatttttaagctatacTGATGTAAAAATTTTTAGTAACCTTTGAAATGCACAATTTGTAACAAGACAATAGAatgcttttaacaattttacGCCTAGGAACTACAATAATTGAGTGTTAAATAATTGTACACCTAAAAACGTTGTTACTTGGCACAACCATGCTAGTGTGGTAGCTTTTCAAACATTCAAGCAGTGTAAACTTTCAGTTTGTAAACACCCATTGTTTCTTGAATTATTTCAAGGCTACAACCACATTGGCTTACCTATTAGAGGGATACGTATCAGAAAAACAATTGTGTGTCCATATTTGCAAATTAAACTTtcatgttggccaaaacccgttTTTGATTGCATTGTAAATGTATTGTTTAGTCAAACGGCTTTgctaacaaaaaatgttaaacattttgAAAATTGTGATTTTGGGTTAAACATTTTTCAGTTTATTTGTGTTTTCACATTTGTTAATTATCGGACATCGTGgctttttagaacataaaaaaaaaaaaaaacaggaaaatatGGTTTTCACTCACTACACACATCCCAAAATTTACTCCGAAGGGATGGTTTTGTAATTCCTACTAAatggtgaaaaaaattaaattaaaggcCTATCTAAAATTACAATACCAGTGCTTTTACACCGTCGCtgtcattcattgtttacccacaaaaaataggaatgtatgttttccatatacttgagacattcctgaattaaccctgaaatgaaggtttcttaattctgactggtttgtgaaaaaatgacagtttacagcttacattacaatatacctatatattcacgcaattgtcaacattcattgtttacccctgtgggttttttaaaaaaaaatttggtaccaTTAGTCAGTATAGGtggtgttgtaataatgaaatttgatTCAATAATGACTAttgcaattgtaaggaatttttaatacttatatttcatgtttgttgttttaatagaataagtaattgtattatgAAATGTCTGTTTTGTTGTATTgcatttaaataatatactatttTGAGTCATGTTGCAACGGATGAGTCTAATGGGAGgcaaaatatttaatagaatTGGTAATGTCGTTCATTTTCTTGAGGGTTACTTGTTGGTGtactgaagtagctgacacattgatttttgcagtctttccaaggaattctttgattacagccatcgtatattctgtgtttgatatAGCTGGTGTTTCCTGTATcccagtttatccctggatcctgatggcatgatcctgttggcttgatcctgtggtacatgatgcctgctgttttaattaagtactTCGGAAGATCCTGTACATGATAGGAATTATGAAATAataaagaattatgattgtaggctaaaaaaatcctttctatttgacttacgatcataatttattatatgacaatatttttttatgtacatgaTCTTCTGacgtacttaattaaaacagcaatcatCATGTGCCACAGAATCAAGCCATCGGGATAATGCTATCAGGATCAAGTCTTAGATCCAGGGATAAAATTCAGTGTATGAAACTGAAGAATTAGTGTATTTTTATTCCTCCATAGTTAGCTACAGTTGTGTtaaacaaagagatacacgaTCGTGGGTAAATAATGAATGGCGGTGACAGTGTGGAAACACAGGTAGtctaatgtaagctttaaactgatttttcacgaaccagtaggaattaagaaaccagcccttcagggtaaatttagggacgtgtgtagtgtgtgaaaacaatgttttccgttttttttttttccttttcgttCTTAAAAACAGCAATGTCCGATAATTACCTTACATTTTCAATTGCAAAATAATGCCACACTGCTTTTCCGGAGCATAAGCAGATCACACGCGAGGGCAAACATGTCTACCTGGAGtcttttttgtgttattttaaataataaactaaaattaaaccacaaatgctGCAGGTAGATAAGTGTGTCCTCCATGCTTGCTCTGCTCATGCTCCAGAAAGCTGAGGTGTTTAGATTTGCTAACTGCGATAATTTTTCCTTATTGTGTATTCAGAttatatcaaagttttataattcatattcaaaataaaatatattgtggcTCTGGTATAGTTTTGCATCAGTCATATTTAAtggcttaatttattttaatattttaagttaaataaaattatatacgttATACTGCACAATTGCTCCAAGGAACAATGTGTCTCAGTGTTTTGTccatatatttaaaatcaaacacaatcaattaaaatacaactggataccTATGCAAAAAGAAATAATTGCCTGGAAACTAaataaaccaaaaatatttttgttagctTCTACAACCAACACTTTGCTACTTTCTAGGGACAGTGTGATATTACAAGTGgttatttatctgtaaatttttatatttttgacatATTGATATTTATACTGGGTATATAATCCCTAATTTTAGTGTATTGTTTGTTTTGTGCTCACTTATCAAGAAGGTATCAATGGTAAATGTGTAGTCTCATAGCTTCTAGGAAATAAGAACAATAATAACAAAAGTAAATAGTTTTGAATGGGACCTAAACCACATTTTATTTTAGcactagctgcccaacccggcttcgcacggctatactaatggaaaaaaaattaagccacatctcccatttacagtaatggtaaatttaaaaaaatccagtgaaaatttattacaatgctgtataatgtaccggagagaaaatgaatagcaccgatggtttcccgactcgtgcacgcatcgtacaactgatgtacccgtacttcgctacggcagtctacaggcagatcactcttgcgccgctcattatacatgcccctccttgtgggtacgccactgccgcgcgatgcccgttgccatggagacgcagaaggcatgaacaatgcaaaatcctgttctcatgcagacaaagtacccactgttgcctggttttaaccacccatgggatctaattttcggaaaatgtcatcctgtgtaacataaggaacatttctGTGATGTTTCaagtatgtaaaatatatatacttgaaaaaaagggcaataaaaaaacaaattaaacacagagagagagggaaaaaaacaatagtttaggtttgcgatttaaagtgataaaaagtatttaaatactaattgaactcttatgagggtactgattgcttcgttgttaatatcacacgggtgttttttacttgaatgggaaaattaagaatgataaggcattggtaaatatgtagtcgcggtatatgcaaaaaaaaatgctaaaaatccaaaaatacttttattctatgctctttcacttttTTCAAATCaatcggcggagataagaaattccaaatactttaggagatatcaaattttttaattttcatcacaatacctgtgtattcatgcggcgatcaacattgtttctggtttacgagtatctattatgtttcttattggacaattttgtcacgtgacagttccgtgattggccagtattcaaatgaaccaatacgtgattatttatttattaatgttccgtcggaggtatcgcgatgtaggtgaacgactacatcatttgcttctaatggcaaaggaaatgtacccgcctccaacttaggtgggtttttaacgtttctaatttaaagtcttattttttatttggatattgtttcgcaagtaataagtaacaaaaaaaattacgtgagttaatgttcatcatttgtccgggtttgttaggtcaggtcagttacattataaatactttaaaactaaagaaccattgaaattaaatcatattatttttaatgtacgcttagtttgaaagtattcataatgtaactgacctgacctaatcgaccattttatttattacgcattcacgaacacacagcaaaataacaaaaatggcgacgttcaaatggttgtacaggtgttgtattgcaaaattaaaaaatttgatatctcctaaagtatttggaatttcttatctccgccggttttaatgaaaagagggagtgaaagagcatataataaaaggaatttcagatttttagaatttttttttcgagaataccgctactctacatgttcaaaattaaaaaaattgatatctcctaaagtatttggaatttcttatctccgcctgttgatttgaaaagaggaagtgaaagagcatagaataaaagtattttcagatttttagcattttttttttttcgcatataccgctactctacatatttaccaaggcatgtagtgcgtggcaacaatgttaataggcaatagcgcctgcggcattaacacacacactttgtacgtgtactgcatgttgtatctaaccccctccaacgatttgattctaaattggacttttagtaaggatccctaatgttattgataatataatatagcctatagccttcctcgataaatgtactatccaacactgaaagaatttttcaaatcggaccagtggttcctgagattagcgcgtacaaacaaacaaacaaactcttcagctttataatattagtatagattaaaataatgtgaatatttttacttattattaatgtagctaaccaaaccaactctctctgtgtgtgtgtatttgcaGATTTTAATTTAATCTTTTTTGCTTCGtatttgaaaggttttttttttttggaggggggggaaTATTAGTACTTTTGCTACTGGTTCTCTGTATGTGTTAGTTAGACTTTAAATTATCATCCATGGTCATTTTTCAGATACTTAGGAACAGTTGATTGACCGTGATTTGTTCAAACATGTTTGTTGCATATCACATTGAATCGAAACAGATCCTGATATTTATCGTAGGTATGTTATTATTTTCAGGTTATTGTTGAGAAAGCACCAAAAGCAAGGATTGGTGACTTAGATAAGAAAAAGTACTTGGTCCCATCAGATTTGACTGTTgggcaattttattttttgatcagGAAACGTATTCATCTCCGACCTGAAGATGCTCTTTTCTTTTTTGTGAACAATGTAATTCCACCAACAAGTGCAACAATGGGATCGCTTTACCAGGTAAGTAATAACGTTAGTTATTCAGTTAATTTTCTTGCTATGAagattattcaaatttttttgttgagcTTGTTGATTTCTTGTTtgcatcattttttatttttttaagaaaatacttattttaaactcATTTTAAAAAGTCAATTTGGATCGTAACATCTTAAGAAATGTTGCTTCACAGGTAAGAGTTTTTGAATTTAGATAGTGCTTTAATGTCTCTCACTGTCAGATTGCAGTGTGTAGAGTTATAGGCAATACAGAATGTCTAccatcagtgtttttttttaattggaaactaaaatttttcacatattttcgTCTTGTAGTAATAATGTAAGTCCTCTTTAATGGAAAATATCCTTCAGTTAACCAAATTTTAGCATAAGGAACAATGTTAAATACATAGAGTTTTGTTTTTGACTTTAAAACTCGTCAACATTTTGCAATACTACTCAAAAATGGATCAAAACTCTTACTCGAAAATAGATCAGTGAAGGCAAAATAATGCTGATGATAGTTGTTGGCAacgagattattaaaaaaaaagtctgtataAGATTTTACATATATCTTACAGTAGGTATGTACtgtgaaaaaataaacaatttttttgcaaaacattttccCTGAACATCAGTTTGTCTTGTACATGTTCAAATGACAAAAATCAGGTTATtcaacacaataaataaattgcttaaaacatttaaaaaaaattaatcttcaaAGGAACTTTCATCCGTCAAATTCATGACCGAGATAACAACTTCCACTTCTGAAAAACACCACAGCAAGTAGCAGCAGCAAAAATTGGCAATGTTTTGTTGCAGTTCATTTTTTTTCCAAGAAGCATTTATGAGAATCTTCAATCACATCTTTTTTTTGTGGATTGCATTAAATTTGGTCAGCTaaaggatgtaaaaaaaaaaccttatctcGACGTGATGATGAATGGACCACGTTAATTTTTTCTACCACAACTAATTACGAAATTCCCTACTCTTTTGTATACTAAATGCATGTCTGCCATTATTTCTATTAGTGCATTTGCCACTAGCACATCATAGTAGGTGCGAGATAAACTAGCTCTGAAAGATTCTAGCTTTACACGCCAGAGATGCTGCTGACTTGCTGGATGGCGTAAAATAAATGTTGGCTGAACACATGTACATCGTTGGAGATAAATATGCAGTGTAGAAAGCGCATAACTACTAAGGAAAgagtaaaatattgtttgttgatacGTCACGTTAATTCATTGCATTATATTTAATGCTTCACAAGTGCTATTTTACTCACATGGGAATAACTATTTCCCTAAAAGTAAATGTTGCTCCGAATTTATGACGGTGCTACTCCAAATTGTTACGTAATTTATTGGCGTGGTTACTTCAAAACAGCATTAATTGAACAgtgttacttcgaggggtggGTGTATTATACATAAGAACTGCTCTCCACAACTGCTGTAAAGTATGTTACAGGGCGTGCAGTGGATGCTCTTCCCATGATGCAACACCACCTTTTAACAATCATTTATGAGTATTTAGTACTAAACAAATAACATAATTTGTTTATAGAGTGCCTTAGCTGCATTTACTTAAACCTTTAATGCAATAACAGTGGGCCCTTGCAAAGACTCTACATTAAACTTGTCCCACTAGGTAATTAAGGACAGGTTACACATATTAAATTGACATACCACTTTCTAAACTTGTGTACTCCGGAATACCAGAAACGTAACTAAATTTATGGCACAAAATTATCGAAGCTCTGTTCATTAACTTGACGTAGTGAACAAATACTGAAGTTCTGCTGCTAAATTCACTCTCTCAGTTTAAGTTCGTGTAGCGTAATGCCACCGAGTGATGTAAAAATCAGGATATGGGACTTTCCTTAATCGTGAATATCCATATACTTGCTAGGGGAGTACTAGCACTGAGTAGTGGGTTTATCCCTCTGGGCAAGGGCTTCTTGGAACACTCATCCTTCCTCGTACCCGCTCACTGTCCAGTGAACCAGTCATCAGACTAGCTCCAGTAGTTGGACAAACTCCACTCGCCATGGAAGCAAACGAGTAAGGACGCTGTATTGTCCTTTGGGTCTATAAAATATTTagtgaaatataataataaacttataataatttaccTTGGAAGTGACTGGGATTTAAAAGAAGAAACAGGTTAATAAAACATGGAAACCCCAGAGGCAACACTaaggccaaacaaaaaaaaagataatgccTCCCTATAAACACTGTGGAGACTAGATCGGtaactttttattaataaataaattcagtTTCATCTATAGGCATGcttcaatttattttacttcatatgTCTGAATTATTACAAAAGGAAACAAACAACATTTTGATAATAATAAGCAatctttaaaataacttaaataagtTAAATTTATAATAGGGTAACTTCATAATAACAATCACAATGAGTTAACTTTATGACAGGGTTAAAATTATAATAGGGATGGGCTGAAAATGATTATACAAATACATtaagacataattaaaaataaaacgtaccGTATTTACTTgaataatcgtcgcacccattgtttgaggtaatgaatttggtatttaagattctccCCATAATCGTCACACCCTAATTTATTGACTGCGACTGAGGCGCcaatggaacagcctgctttcatgtggCGTGTGGCGCTTATCATTGGTCCAACCTTTGAGCGGCAAGTCCTAATTGGCCGTGTGGGAGGAAGGCATGTGTGTGGAAGATAAAATGCTGTGATGCCATTGTTTTATCTCGTTTGCGTTGGAGTGGAAAGTACCGGTAATTGCAGAGTTTGAGAAAGTTCATTTTGTGAGAATATGGGTAAATACAATTTGTATACTGCCGCTTTCAAGTTGCGCGTAATCACATTTGCAGAAGAGCGCGTAAATCGGGCCGCGGAAAGAGAATTTTCAGTAAGGGAAAAACTTGTTCGTGACTGGCGAAAACAAAAAGACAACTTGAATAACACAAGTTCATCCAGGCGAGCTCTCAGAGGGCCTAAGCGTGGGACGTTTCCTGAAGTGGATGCGCAAGTGACTGAGTACATTCGTGAGTTAAGGAACAACGCGTGCATTGTTTCTCTAGAAATTATCATGTGCAAGGGTAGAGACGAAGCACGTGCACGGGGCATACCGCACGCCCAGTTCAAGACCAGTCGTGGGTGGGCGATGAGATTTATGCGACGTGAAAATTTTTCACTCCGGCGGAGGACATCCCTTTACCAGAAGTTGCCGAAGGACTTTGACAACAAAGTGTTCGAGCTCCAGCATTTCGTTCTGCGGATGCGGCAAACAAATGACTATCTCCTCTCGCAGATAGCTAATGCAGATCAGACGCCGGTCTATTTTGACATGCCGCAGAACACCACTGTCAACGAGAAGGGGCAGTCAAGCATAATTATACGCACTACTGGGAATGAGCGGATGCATTGCACAGTAATGCTTGCAGTGACGGCCGACGGGCGGAAGTTGCCGCCTTA
The DNA window shown above is from Bacillus rossius redtenbacheri isolate Brsri chromosome 2, Brsri_v3, whole genome shotgun sequence and carries:
- the LOC134529572 gene encoding gamma-aminobutyric acid receptor-associated protein, whose product is MKFQYKEEHAFEKRKAEGEKIRRKYPDRVPVIVEKAPKARIGDLDKKKYLVPSDLTVGQFYFLIRKRIHLRPEDALFFFVNNVIPPTSATMGSLYQEHHEEDFFLYIAYSDENVYGSV